A single Gambusia affinis linkage group LG22, SWU_Gaff_1.0, whole genome shotgun sequence DNA region contains:
- the gareml gene encoding GRB2-associated and regulator of MAPK protein 2 has product MEKLSASLSEITWSPLALPLDAVVSKYRLPTLVRLAHGECVEGLSEDDVVLLHSCRQWTTVTAHSLEEGHYVIGPKIDIPLQYQGKFKLLDEDRDVRDPVQYFSSVEEVAGVFPDRVFVMETITFSVKVVSGEFSEDSESYSFTLQAGDELSLMGKAELLCATPPKEKTGLTALLRRLGKTPRSKTPCLVCMNHRTNQSVSLPFGCRGRFCTRSPLEQGMLGGEHTVRSIIERVRLPVNVSVPSRPPRNPYDRHSVREGHRYKLLNIVSKTVVLCLVLRRQEVSPSHFLLLRCMPRFNVAEASVHTAALESLLLRHAFDPDAYSRAVRETRPELECMTEECVSPRRSRLCVSGQDSLAPALQRLSMCGYMGGLSENSLGARLGEGPGDEREYVTPDWTEDELRTNEEIPYEELWTNQNVESLGKEPNLISFHTSSSLDGSLGTVVTRVSTPPPIPPKSDAVREECRYLLAPPVPPRCSKEGSISSPAPSPPVPPRFPKTSTSPRPNLSFYSSGLQDSCSPSPDSTLYCYPCSWADCPAPNPASPDPASAAPAENTSSSQPAQATWAEPWVESYTSPTPRLRPPPPQSRFAPFGALNPFNRQSPCPSPEPMMNDSSRGAEGGGTSSSGADGSPSPPDPTWRPPSDLSALSLEEVSACLRFIGLPEAAVAVFQRERIDGSLLVQLTEDILSHDFHLSRLHVTKITQFIQGWRPKI; this is encoded by the exons GTGAATGCGTGGAGGGTTTGTCGGAGGACGACGTGGTGCTGCTGCACTCCTGCCGTCAGTGGACCACTGTGACGGCCCACAGCTTGGAGGAGGGACATTACGTCATCGGGCCCAAGATCGACATCCCACTGCAGTACCAGG GGAAGTTCAAGTTGCTGGATGAGGACCGCGACGTCCGGGATCCGGTTCAGTATTTCTCCAGTGTGGAGGAAGTTGCTGGAGTCTTCCCTGACCGGGTCTTTGTCATGGAGACAATCACTTTCAGCGTCAAG GTGGTTTCCGGGGAGTTCAGTGAGGACAGCGAGTCCTACAGCTTCACTCTGCAGGCTGGAGATGAACTGTCACTGATGGGGAAGGCCGAGCTTCTGTGTGCCACACCCCCGAAGGAAAAGACTGGACTGACCGCGCTCCTGAGACGCCTGGGAAAAACTCCAAGAA GTAAGACGCCCTGTCTGGTCTGTATGAACCACCGCACCAACCAGAGTGTCAGCTTGCCCTTTGGCTGCCGCGGACGCTTCTGCACACGTTCCCCCTTGGAGCAAGGCATGCTGGGAGGGGAGCACACAGTCCGCAGCATCATCGAGAGAGTCCGCCTCCCTGTGAACGTCTCGGTGCCTTCACGCCCACCACGGAACCCGTACGACCGCCACAGCGTGCGCGAGGGCCACCGCTACAAGCTGCTGAACATCGTCAGCAAGACGGTGGTGCTCTGCTTGGTCCTCCGGCGGCAGGAAGTGTCTCCCTcgcacttcctgctgctgcgcTGCATGCCTCGCTTTAACGTGGCCGAGGCCTCCGTCCACACGGCGGCGCTGGAGAGCCTGCTGCTGAGGCACGCCTTCGACCCAGATGCCTACTCTCGGGCAGTTAGAGAGACCCGTCCGGAGCTTGAGTGCATGACGGAGGAGTGCGTGAGCCCCCGGCGGTCGCGGCTCTGCGTGTCGGGTCAGGACTCGCTAGCACCGGCGCTCCAGCGGCTCTCCATGTGCGGCTACATGGGCGGGCTTTCTGAAAACTCCCTAGGGGCGAGGTTGGGTGAAGGACCCGGTGACGAAAGGGAGTATGTGACTCCAGATTGGACTGAGGACGAGTTGAGGACCAATGAGGAAATCCCTTATGAAGAACTCTGGACCAATCAGAACGTAGAGAGTTTGGGGAAAGAACCAAACCTCATTTCCTTCCACACGTCTTCCTCATTGGACGGATCTCTTGGTACCGTGGTGACCAGAGTGTCTACCCCGCCACCTATACCTCCaaaatctgatgct gtgagGGAGGAGTGCCGCTACTTGCTCGCCCCTCCGGTGCCGCCTCGCTGCTCTAAAGAAGGCTCCATCTCCAGTCCAGCCCCTAGCCCGCCGGTTCCACCTCGCTTCCCCAAAACCTCCACCTCCCCGAGGCCAAACCTCTCCTTCTACTCCTCCGGACTGCAGGACAG CTGCTCCCCCTCTCCAGACTCCACCCTTTACTGCTACCCTTGTTCCTGGGCCGACTGTCCCGCTCCTAACCCGGCCAGTCCGGACCCAGCCTCCGCCGCCCCTGCAGAAAACACATCCAGCTCTCAGCCTGCGCAGGCCACCTGGGCGGAGCCCTGGGTGGAGTCCTACACATCCCCCACACCCCGACTCCGGCCGCCGCCCCCACAGAGCCGATTCGCACCGTTTGGCGCGCTGAACCCCTTCAACCGCCAGTCGCCTTGCCCCTCGCCCGAACCCATGATGAATGATTCCTCCAGAGGCGCGGAAGGCGGCGGGACATCATCGAGCGGCGCTGATGGGTCCCCCTCTCCTCCTGACCCCACCTGGAGGCCGCCCAGTGACCTTTCTGCTCTGTCACTGGAGGAGGTGTCGGCGTGCCTGCGGTTCATCGGCCTGCCGGAGGCGGCGGTGGCCGTCTTCCAGAGGGAGCGGATCGACGGcagccttttggtgcagctgACTGAAGACATTCTGTCACACGACTTCCACCTGAGCCGCCTCCATGTGACCAAAATCACACAGTTCATCCAAGGCTGGAGGCCCAAAATCTAA